A portion of the Vulpes vulpes isolate BD-2025 chromosome 5, VulVul3, whole genome shotgun sequence genome contains these proteins:
- the BPNT1 gene encoding 3'(2'),5'-bisphosphate nucleotidase 1 isoform X2 → MASSHTVLMRLVASAYSIAQKAGTIVRRVIAEGDLGIVQKTCATDLQTKADRLAQMSICSSLARKFPKLTIIGEEDLPCEEVDQELIEDGQWEEILQQPCPSQYSAIKEEDLVVWVDPLDGTKEYTEGLLDNVTVLIGIAYEGKAIAGVINQPYYNYQAGPDAVLGRTIWGVLGLGAFGFQLKEVPAGKHIITTTRSHNSKLVTDCVTAMNPDDVLRVGGAGNKIIQLIEGKASAYVFASPGCKKWDTCAPEVILHAVGGKLTDIHGNALQYNKEVKHMNSAGVLATLRNYDYYASRVPESVKNALVP, encoded by the exons ATGGCTTCCAGTCACACTGTGTTGATGCGGCTGGTTGCCTCAGCATATTCTATTGCTCAGAAGGCAGGAACCATAGTCAGACGTGTTATTGCTGAAGGAGATCTGGGTATCGTGCAGAAG ACCTGTGCAACAGACCTGCAGACCAAAGCCGACCGATTGGCACAAATGAGCATATGCTCTTCACTGGCACGGAAATTCCCCAAACTAACAATTATAGGGGAAGAG GATCTGCCTTGTGAAGAAGTGGATCAGGAGCTCATCGAAGATGGTCAGTGGGAGGAGATACTGCAGCAGCCATGCCCATCCCAGTACAGTGCTATTAAAGAAGAAGAC cTTGTGGTCTGGGTTGATCCTCTGGATGGTACCAAGGAATATACTGAAG GTCTTCTTGACAATGTGACAGTTCTTATTGGAATTGCTTATGAGGGAAAAGCCATAGCAGGAGTTATTAACCAGCCATATTACAACTATCAG GCAGGACCAGATGCTGTGTTGGGGAGGACAATCTGGGGAGTTTTAGGTTTGGGTGCCTTTGGATTTCAGCTGAAAGAGGTGCCTGCTGGGAAACACATCATCACAACGACCCGGTCCCATAATAGCAAGTTGGTGACTGACTGTGTCACTGCCATGAACCCTGATGATGTACTGcgagtgggaggagcaggaaaTAAG ATTATTCAGCTGATTGAAGGCAAAGCCTCTGCCTATGTATTCGCAAGTCCTGGATGTAAGAAATGGGATACTTGTGCTCCGGAAGTTATTTTACATGCTGTGGGAG GCAAGTTAACTGATATCCATGGAAATGCCCTTCAGTACAACAAGGAGGTGAAGCACATGAACTCCGCAGGCGTCCTGGCCACGCTGCGCAACTACGACTACTATGCAAGCCGAGTTCCAGAATCTGTTAAAAATGCACTCGTTCCTTAA
- the BPNT1 gene encoding 3'(2'),5'-bisphosphate nucleotidase 1 isoform X1, translated as MASSHTVLMRLVASAYSIAQKAGTIVRRVIAEGDLGIVQKTCATDLQTKADRLAQMSICSSLARKFPKLTIIGEEDLPCEEVDQELIEDGQWEEILQQPCPSQYSAIKEEDLVVWVDPLDGTKEYTEGLLDNVTVLIGIAYEGKAIAGVINQPYYNYQNNEKQNLRERKNEAKAGPDAVLGRTIWGVLGLGAFGFQLKEVPAGKHIITTTRSHNSKLVTDCVTAMNPDDVLRVGGAGNKIIQLIEGKASAYVFASPGCKKWDTCAPEVILHAVGGKLTDIHGNALQYNKEVKHMNSAGVLATLRNYDYYASRVPESVKNALVP; from the exons ATGGCTTCCAGTCACACTGTGTTGATGCGGCTGGTTGCCTCAGCATATTCTATTGCTCAGAAGGCAGGAACCATAGTCAGACGTGTTATTGCTGAAGGAGATCTGGGTATCGTGCAGAAG ACCTGTGCAACAGACCTGCAGACCAAAGCCGACCGATTGGCACAAATGAGCATATGCTCTTCACTGGCACGGAAATTCCCCAAACTAACAATTATAGGGGAAGAG GATCTGCCTTGTGAAGAAGTGGATCAGGAGCTCATCGAAGATGGTCAGTGGGAGGAGATACTGCAGCAGCCATGCCCATCCCAGTACAGTGCTATTAAAGAAGAAGAC cTTGTGGTCTGGGTTGATCCTCTGGATGGTACCAAGGAATATACTGAAG GTCTTCTTGACAATGTGACAGTTCTTATTGGAATTGCTTATGAGGGAAAAGCCATAGCAGGAGTTATTAACCAGCCATATTACAACTATCAG AACAATGAAAAGCAGAACTTAAGGGAACGCAAGAATGAAGCCAAG GCAGGACCAGATGCTGTGTTGGGGAGGACAATCTGGGGAGTTTTAGGTTTGGGTGCCTTTGGATTTCAGCTGAAAGAGGTGCCTGCTGGGAAACACATCATCACAACGACCCGGTCCCATAATAGCAAGTTGGTGACTGACTGTGTCACTGCCATGAACCCTGATGATGTACTGcgagtgggaggagcaggaaaTAAG ATTATTCAGCTGATTGAAGGCAAAGCCTCTGCCTATGTATTCGCAAGTCCTGGATGTAAGAAATGGGATACTTGTGCTCCGGAAGTTATTTTACATGCTGTGGGAG GCAAGTTAACTGATATCCATGGAAATGCCCTTCAGTACAACAAGGAGGTGAAGCACATGAACTCCGCAGGCGTCCTGGCCACGCTGCGCAACTACGACTACTATGCAAGCCGAGTTCCAGAATCTGTTAAAAATGCACTCGTTCCTTAA
- the LOC112914577 gene encoding protein kish-A-like, translating into MWLGLHQPHYVCHCAIFNFQSLLTVILLLICTCAYIRSLVPSLLDGNKPGLFGVFWKCARIGEWKSPYVAVRCIVMAFSILFMQ; encoded by the coding sequence ATGTGGCTGGGGCTTCACCAGCCTCACTATGTCTGCCATTGTGCCATTTTCAATTTTCAGAGTCTGTTGACTGTAATCTTGCTGCTTATATGTACCTGTGCTTATATCCGATCCTTGGTACCCAGCCTCCTGGACGGAAATAAACCTGGATTGTTTGGTGTATTTTGGAAGTGCGCCAGAATTGGTGAATGGAAGAGTCCTTATGTCGCAGTGCGCTGCATAGTGATGGCTTTCAGCATCCTCTTCATGCAGTAG